In Intestinibacillus sp. Marseille-P6563, a single genomic region encodes these proteins:
- the hydE gene encoding [FeFe] hydrogenase H-cluster radical SAM maturase HydE — protein sequence MTLDRSALIDLLQADEDAFAPIFAQAGAVCRAQFGDTVRIRALLEFSNYCRRSCRYCGLNCHNTNLARFRLEPDEIVQTALKAAENGYQTVVLQSGEDPYYTPDMLADIVTRIKKAAPAIAVTLSCGEFPAEAYQQFRTAGCDRYLLKHETSDPKLYAALHPDSCLEERVRCLKDIKKAGLETGGGFMIGLPGQTAATIADDLLLLRSIPCDMAGIGPFLPHPDTPLGTEPHGSAMLTLRAVALARLLLPHANLPVTTALGVLDRAAADRVYESGGNVVMRKVTPSRLRKLYQIYPAEFSETTIAEGRRQLEEELRNRGKTPV from the coding sequence ATGACGCTCGACCGCTCTGCCCTGATCGATCTGCTGCAAGCCGACGAGGATGCCTTTGCCCCTATTTTTGCGCAAGCAGGCGCGGTCTGCCGCGCGCAATTTGGGGATACCGTCCGTATTCGCGCCTTGCTCGAATTTTCCAATTATTGCAGACGGTCGTGCCGCTATTGCGGACTCAACTGTCACAATACAAATTTGGCGCGTTTTCGTCTGGAGCCCGATGAAATCGTCCAGACAGCGCTGAAAGCCGCCGAAAACGGCTATCAGACAGTCGTACTGCAATCAGGCGAAGACCCCTACTATACCCCGGATATGCTAGCGGATATCGTCACCCGCATCAAAAAAGCGGCTCCGGCCATTGCTGTAACTCTGTCCTGCGGTGAATTTCCAGCCGAGGCCTATCAGCAGTTCCGGACGGCTGGCTGTGACCGGTATCTTCTCAAGCATGAAACCTCAGACCCAAAGCTTTATGCGGCCCTGCATCCCGACTCCTGTTTGGAGGAACGAGTGCGTTGTCTGAAGGACATCAAAAAAGCCGGTCTGGAAACCGGCGGCGGATTTATGATCGGCCTGCCTGGTCAAACGGCTGCCACCATTGCAGACGATTTGCTGCTTTTGCGCAGCATCCCTTGCGACATGGCGGGCATTGGCCCCTTCTTGCCCCATCCAGACACGCCACTCGGTACCGAGCCGCATGGCAGCGCTATGCTGACTTTGCGCGCTGTCGCACTCGCCCGTTTGCTGCTGCCGCATGCCAACCTGCCGGTCACAACCGCCCTGGGCGTACTGGACCGGGCCGCGGCCGACCGGGTCTATGAATCGGGCGGCAACGTCGTGATGCGCAAGGTGACACCCTCCCGTCTGCGCAAACTGTATCAAATCTATCCGGCGGAATTTTCGGAAACGACCATTGCCGAAGGCCGCCGCCAACTCGAAGAAGAATTAAGAAACCGGGGCAAGACCCCCGTATGA
- a CDS encoding RrF2 family transcriptional regulator, producing the protein MLISTKGRYALRVMAELAQCPGDTPVPLRDIAERQGISEKYLEAILKKLVQAGLVSGTRGKGGGYILSCDPATCTVRRILEAAEDTLAPIACGELTGESCARAQGCVTLPMWKELDRRIKDFFDSITLQQLLQKKE; encoded by the coding sequence GTGCTGATTTCAACCAAAGGGCGATATGCGTTGCGCGTGATGGCCGAACTGGCACAATGTCCAGGGGATACGCCGGTACCCTTGCGGGATATTGCAGAGCGGCAAGGCATTTCCGAGAAATATCTGGAGGCCATTTTAAAAAAGCTAGTGCAAGCTGGTTTGGTCAGCGGTACACGGGGCAAAGGCGGCGGGTATATTTTATCCTGTGATCCGGCCACCTGTACGGTGCGGCGGATTTTAGAAGCGGCAGAAGACACATTGGCCCCGATTGCCTGCGGCGAACTGACCGGGGAAAGCTGTGCCCGGGCACAGGGTTGCGTGACCTTACCGATGTGGAAAGAGTTGGACCGCCGGATCAAAGACTTTTTTGATTCCATCACCTTGCAGCAACTTTTGCAGAAAAAGGAATGA
- the cysK gene encoding cysteine synthase A: MRIFHSATELIGNTPLLRLSRLEEKHGIQASILAKLEYFNPAGSVKDRIAKAMLDAAEADGRLTPDSVIIEPTSGNTGIGLAAIAAAKGYRMIVVMPETMSVERRQMVQAYGAELVLTEGAKGMKGAIAKAEELARDIPHSFIPEQFDNPANPRVHEQTTGPEIWRDTDGQVDIFVAGVGTGGTVTGVGQYLKAQNPNVQVIAVEPADSPVLSKGQAGAHKIQGIGAGFVPAILNTSIYDEVIPVQNEDAFAWGREIARTEGVMVGISSGAVLWAAMEVAKRPENKGKNIVVLLPDTGSRYLSTPMFAAE; this comes from the coding sequence ATGCGTATTTTTCATAGTGCAACCGAACTGATTGGCAACACACCGTTGCTCCGGCTTTCCCGCTTGGAGGAAAAGCATGGGATACAGGCATCCATCCTGGCAAAACTCGAGTATTTTAATCCGGCAGGAAGCGTTAAGGATCGCATTGCCAAGGCGATGCTGGATGCCGCGGAAGCTGATGGCCGACTGACACCGGACAGCGTCATCATTGAGCCCACCAGCGGCAACACAGGCATCGGCCTGGCTGCGATTGCAGCAGCCAAAGGGTATCGAATGATCGTGGTGATGCCGGAAACCATGTCGGTCGAGCGCCGGCAGATGGTGCAGGCATATGGCGCGGAGTTGGTCTTGACCGAAGGAGCAAAGGGCATGAAGGGTGCCATTGCCAAGGCCGAGGAATTGGCGCGCGACATCCCGCATAGCTTTATTCCAGAGCAGTTTGACAATCCGGCCAACCCCAGAGTGCATGAGCAAACGACAGGCCCGGAAATTTGGCGTGATACCGATGGACAGGTGGATATTTTTGTTGCTGGCGTTGGCACAGGCGGAACAGTGACTGGTGTAGGCCAGTATTTAAAGGCCCAGAACCCGAATGTGCAGGTTATCGCCGTAGAACCGGCAGATTCGCCGGTTTTGTCCAAGGGACAGGCGGGGGCCCATAAGATTCAGGGCATCGGTGCTGGATTTGTGCCGGCCATCCTGAACACATCGATTTATGATGAAGTCATCCCGGTGCAAAATGAGGATGCTTTTGCCTGGGGACGAGAGATTGCCCGCACCGAAGGCGTGATGGTTGGCATCTCGTCGGGTGCAGTCCTTTGGGCCGCCATGGAAGTGGCCAAGCGCCCAGAAAACAAGGGCAAGAATATCGTGGTGCTGCTGCCGGATACCGGAAGCCGGTATCTGTCCACCCCGATGTTTGCCGCAGAGTAA
- the hydG gene encoding [FeFe] hydrogenase H-cluster radical SAM maturase HydG: MYDPRSLKAEEFINHQEILDTLSYAEAHKDDLELVNQIIDKTDACKGLSHREAAVLLLCEDKDALARIFAQATKIKQAFYGNRIVMFAPLYLSNYCVNGCTYCPYHLKNKHIARKKLTQDEIRREVIALQDMGHKRLALECGEDPVNNPIEYVLECIDTIYSIKHKNGAIRRVNVNIAATTVENYKKLKDAGIGTYILFQETYNKEQYELLHPTGPKHDYAYHTEAMDRAMQGGIDDVGCGVLFGLNLYKYDFVGLLMHAEHLEAVYGVGPHTISVPRLRDADDIDASSFTNGISDELFQKIVAILRISVPYTGLIVSTRESKKTREMVIKYGVSQISGASRTSVGGYADGGEEEDSSQFEISDNRTLDEVVRWLLELGHIPSFCTACYREGRTGDRFMSLVKSGQIRNCCLPNALMTLKEFAEDYASEETRKLALDMIAKEAETIPNDKVRSIVYEHLHDMDGGMRDFRF, translated from the coding sequence ATGTATGATCCCCGTTCGCTCAAAGCCGAGGAATTTATCAACCATCAGGAAATTTTGGATACCCTATCCTATGCCGAAGCGCACAAAGATGATTTGGAACTGGTCAATCAAATCATTGACAAGACTGACGCTTGCAAGGGTCTGAGCCACCGCGAAGCTGCGGTCCTGCTTCTGTGCGAAGACAAGGATGCGCTTGCGCGTATCTTTGCCCAGGCGACCAAGATCAAGCAGGCCTTTTATGGCAACCGCATTGTCATGTTTGCGCCGCTGTATCTGTCCAACTATTGCGTCAATGGCTGCACCTATTGCCCCTATCACCTGAAAAACAAGCACATTGCACGCAAAAAGCTGACGCAGGATGAAATCCGCCGCGAAGTCATTGCCTTGCAGGATATGGGCCACAAGCGTCTGGCGCTCGAATGCGGCGAGGACCCGGTCAACAACCCGATCGAATATGTCCTCGAGTGCATTGATACCATTTACTCCATCAAGCACAAAAACGGCGCCATCCGCCGCGTGAATGTTAACATCGCGGCCACCACGGTCGAAAACTACAAAAAGCTCAAAGACGCCGGTATCGGCACCTATATCCTGTTCCAAGAAACGTACAACAAGGAGCAGTATGAGCTGTTGCACCCGACCGGACCCAAGCACGATTACGCATACCACACCGAGGCCATGGACCGCGCCATGCAGGGCGGCATCGACGATGTCGGCTGCGGTGTCCTGTTTGGCCTGAACCTGTACAAATACGATTTTGTCGGTCTGCTGATGCACGCCGAACATCTGGAAGCTGTATATGGTGTTGGCCCGCATACCATCAGTGTGCCCCGCCTGCGTGACGCAGATGATATTGACGCCTCTTCGTTTACCAATGGCATTTCGGATGAACTGTTCCAAAAGATCGTCGCCATTTTGCGCATCTCGGTGCCGTATACCGGCCTGATTGTGTCCACCCGCGAATCCAAAAAGACTCGTGAAATGGTCATCAAGTACGGTGTATCGCAGATCAGCGGCGCTTCCCGCACCAGTGTGGGCGGCTATGCCGACGGCGGCGAAGAGGAGGATTCCTCCCAGTTCGAGATCAGCGACAACCGTACGCTCGATGAAGTTGTGCGCTGGCTGCTCGAACTCGGCCACATCCCCTCGTTCTGCACTGCCTGCTACCGCGAAGGCCGCACGGGCGACCGGTTTATGAGTCTGGTCAAGTCGGGACAAATTCGCAACTGCTGCCTGCCCAATGCGCTCATGACGCTCAAGGAGTTTGCTGAGGACTACGCCAGTGAGGAAACGCGTAAGTTGGCGCTCGACATGATCGCCAAGGAAGCCGAAACCATCCCGAACGATAAGGTGCGCAGCATTGTCTATGAGCATCTGCATGATATGGATGGCGGTATGCGTGACTTCCGCTTCTAA
- a CDS encoding NAD(P)H-hydrate dehydratase, protein MQQIDRRFVREHLPVRQAETNKNDYGRVLAICGCKGYTGAAYFAAQAAVRMGSGVVTLAVPEAIYPILAVKLNEPVVRPLPCDAEGKFSKEALPELHHLMSRADAMLLGSGLGRSDALDAMVWDLIQTAQCPMVLDADGINALSGHIDILRKAQAPVILTPHKGEFARISGVESARSEEAAQGFAQDTGSVLLLKSHRTLLSAPNGRQARNTTGNPGMAKGGSGDVLAGMLLSLLGQGIPAFEAACMGAWLHGAVGDRCAAEMGEYGMTPSDMLQALPYTIAQVQNIRSS, encoded by the coding sequence ATGCAGCAGATCGATCGTAGGTTTGTGCGGGAACACCTGCCGGTGCGGCAGGCAGAAACCAATAAAAATGATTATGGGCGTGTGCTGGCCATTTGCGGCTGCAAGGGATATACCGGCGCGGCCTATTTTGCTGCGCAAGCCGCAGTACGGATGGGAAGCGGTGTGGTAACATTGGCTGTTCCGGAGGCGATTTATCCAATTTTGGCGGTCAAGCTTAACGAACCGGTCGTGCGGCCGCTGCCTTGCGATGCAGAAGGCAAATTTTCCAAAGAAGCTTTGCCCGAACTGCATCATTTAATGAGCCGGGCCGATGCCATGCTGCTGGGCAGCGGTTTGGGACGGTCGGATGCTTTGGACGCTATGGTCTGGGATTTAATTCAAACGGCACAATGCCCGATGGTTCTGGATGCCGATGGCATAAATGCCTTATCGGGGCATATAGATATACTGCGGAAGGCACAGGCCCCTGTAATTTTGACCCCGCACAAAGGGGAATTTGCCCGGATTTCCGGTGTGGAGTCCGCCCGGTCGGAGGAGGCTGCACAAGGCTTTGCCCAGGATACCGGCAGTGTGCTGCTGCTCAAGAGCCATCGGACTCTTCTATCCGCGCCGAACGGCCGGCAGGCGCGCAATACGACCGGCAATCCCGGCATGGCCAAGGGGGGCAGTGGGGATGTTTTGGCTGGGATGTTGCTCTCGCTGCTCGGACAAGGGATTCCGGCCTTTGAAGCGGCTTGCATGGGTGCTTGGCTGCACGGTGCGGTCGGCGATCGATGTGCGGCGGAGATGGGCGAATATGGCATGACCCCCAGCGATATGCTGCAAGCATTGCCGTATACCATTGCTCAGGTTCAAAACATCCGATCATCATAA
- the alr gene encoding alanine racemase gives MKQNKHRTWAEIDLGAIEHNFRVIQEYVGDCPVMAIIKADAYGHGSVRVAERLAAAGAARFAVATVSEAIELREQGVKLPILILGYVGDEDARLIARYDISVPVYDRETAQVFSLAAQQEGSPIRVHFALDTGMTRIGFAARRVQETVDEIIRLAALPGLVAEGMFTHFAVADTLDGQAFTQRQMEEFRAVAEGLEGSGLHIPVKHCANSGGVLQYKDGYFDMVRAGIILYGYYPDPSLPRVLDLRPAMTLKARVVQVRDVEPGRTVSYGRTYEVTRPMQQAVLSIGYADGYLRAASGRAYVLADGKPAPVLGRICMDMCMIEVPEGAQIKRGDEVIIFGPGEITADHVAQAAGTISYEVLCAASARVPRIYFG, from the coding sequence ATGAAGCAGAATAAGCATCGCACATGGGCAGAAATCGATTTGGGTGCGATTGAACATAATTTTCGTGTGATTCAGGAATATGTAGGCGATTGCCCGGTAATGGCTATCATCAAGGCAGACGCTTACGGACATGGCAGCGTTCGGGTTGCCGAACGTCTGGCCGCTGCCGGCGCCGCCCGTTTTGCCGTGGCGACGGTCAGTGAAGCCATCGAACTGCGGGAGCAGGGCGTCAAATTGCCGATTTTGATTCTCGGCTATGTCGGAGATGAGGATGCGCGTCTGATCGCGCGCTATGATATCTCGGTGCCGGTCTATGACCGGGAAACCGCGCAGGTCTTTTCCCTGGCTGCTCAGCAGGAAGGCAGCCCCATCCGGGTCCACTTCGCGCTGGATACCGGCATGACCCGTATCGGTTTTGCCGCGCGGCGCGTACAGGAAACCGTGGATGAAATTATCCGTCTGGCGGCTTTGCCGGGTCTGGTCGCAGAGGGGATGTTTACCCATTTTGCAGTGGCGGATACGCTGGATGGGCAGGCATTCACCCAGCGGCAGATGGAAGAATTTCGCGCAGTTGCAGAAGGTCTGGAAGGTTCCGGACTTCATATTCCGGTCAAGCATTGCGCCAATAGTGGCGGTGTGTTACAATATAAAGACGGATATTTTGATATGGTGCGTGCAGGCATTATCCTGTATGGCTATTATCCGGACCCCAGCTTGCCGCGGGTGCTCGATCTGCGGCCGGCGATGACGTTGAAAGCGCGTGTGGTGCAGGTGCGTGATGTGGAACCTGGACGCACGGTCAGCTATGGCCGTACCTATGAAGTGACCCGTCCGATGCAGCAGGCTGTCCTGTCCATCGGATATGCGGATGGTTATCTGCGGGCGGCTTCCGGGCGTGCCTATGTATTGGCAGATGGAAAACCGGCGCCGGTATTGGGCCGGATTTGTATGGATATGTGCATGATCGAAGTGCCTGAGGGCGCCCAGATCAAGCGAGGCGACGAAGTGATTATTTTTGGCCCGGGCGAGATCACAGCCGATCACGTTGCGCAAGCGGCCGGGACGATCTCGTACGAGGTGCTTTGCGCTGCTTCGGCGCGCGTGCCCCGCATTTACTTTGGATAA
- a CDS encoding type II toxin-antitoxin system PemK/MazF family toxin has protein sequence MDNSIKRGDIYYADLSPVVGSEQGGIRPVLIVQNNVGNRFSPTVIAAAITSQVNKAKMPTHIELGARSFGLTKDSVVLMEQIRTLDKKRLREKMGCLDEAHMRHVDEALAVSFGLEQQATN, from the coding sequence GTGGATAACAGTATCAAACGAGGAGATATTTATTACGCCGACCTCAGTCCGGTGGTCGGCAGCGAACAAGGTGGGATCCGACCGGTACTTATCGTGCAAAATAACGTAGGGAACCGGTTCAGCCCGACCGTGATTGCCGCTGCGATCACATCGCAGGTCAATAAAGCCAAAATGCCGACGCACATTGAATTGGGCGCCCGGTCTTTTGGGCTGACCAAAGATTCGGTCGTGCTGATGGAACAGATTCGCACGTTGGATAAGAAACGGTTGCGTGAAAAGATGGGCTGCCTGGATGAAGCGCATATGCGGCATGTGGATGAAGCGCTGGCCGTCAGCTTTGGTTTGGAGCAGCAAGCCACGAATTAA
- a CDS encoding heavy metal translocating P-type ATPase, whose translation MEQQFQVTGMSCAACSAHVEKAVNAVPGVQSAQVNLLAGSMKTTFDPGQTDAQHIIQAVIDAGYGASVKGQEAAVSKPVDDGAELHEMQRRIIISFTFLALLMIVSMGHMIGMPLPSFLEGPSNAVSFALTQFLLTLPIVLINRKYYVNGFKTLWHRAPTMDALIAVGSGAALVYGIFALYQIGYGLGHGEADRVQRYMHDLYFESAGMILTLVTLGKYFETRAKKRTGEAIAKLMDLRPQTATVERNGAEVTIPIEQVQVGDVVVVRPGQSVPVDGVIQSGHASLDESALTGESIPVEKQEGDTVIAATINKTGFFKFQASRVGDDTTLSQIIRLVEEASASKAPIAKLADKVAGVFVPVVLGIALLTAIVWLAVGETFTFALSSAITVLVISCPCALGLATPVAIMVGTGVGAENGVLFQSAEALERLHKVDAVVLDKTGTVTEGHPSVTDVQVLAGSETEFLQLALSLEKPSEHPLAEAVVRYAEEKHIRPLPTEKFQAISGKGIVAEIAGQTCMAGNLRMLREQGVDVSAAETWGKQYAAAGKTPLYVARAGQMVGIVAVADQVKSNSAQAVRLLQEMHIDVTLLTGDNKVTAEAIRQQLQIPRVVAEVLPQDKEREIRKLQESGKTVAMVGDGINDAPALARADVGIAIGAGTDVAIESADVVLMKSDLLDAVNAVRLSRNVMRNIKQNLFWAFCYNCIGIPIAAGVFAPALRLSPMFGAAAMSLSSVCVVSNALRLKLFRPVTGSPQRANLQMENRKEEKQMKKTMTIEGMMCTHCSGRVQQALNDLDGVSAVVSHETGKAELTLVHPVSDEALTQAVTDAGYKVVDICEG comes from the coding sequence ATGGAACAACAATTTCAAGTCACCGGCATGAGTTGTGCCGCGTGCTCTGCCCATGTGGAAAAGGCGGTCAACGCGGTGCCGGGTGTGCAATCGGCGCAGGTCAACCTGCTGGCTGGCAGCATGAAAACTACGTTTGACCCAGGGCAGACCGATGCGCAGCATATCATACAGGCCGTCATCGACGCTGGCTACGGCGCGTCGGTCAAAGGGCAGGAAGCAGCGGTATCAAAACCGGTCGATGATGGCGCCGAACTGCACGAAATGCAGCGGCGCATTATTATATCCTTTACCTTTTTGGCGCTGCTGATGATCGTGTCCATGGGACATATGATCGGCATGCCGCTGCCCAGCTTTTTGGAGGGTCCGTCCAACGCAGTCAGCTTTGCGCTGACGCAATTTTTGCTGACCCTGCCGATTGTGCTAATCAACCGGAAATACTATGTCAATGGATTTAAAACCCTGTGGCATCGCGCGCCGACGATGGATGCGCTGATCGCCGTGGGTTCGGGCGCCGCCCTGGTGTATGGTATCTTTGCCCTGTATCAGATTGGATATGGTTTGGGCCATGGGGAAGCTGACCGCGTGCAGCGTTACATGCACGATCTGTATTTTGAGTCAGCCGGTATGATCCTCACATTGGTCACGCTGGGCAAGTATTTTGAAACCCGCGCCAAAAAGCGCACCGGGGAAGCCATTGCCAAGCTCATGGACCTGAGGCCGCAGACAGCGACCGTGGAACGCAATGGTGCCGAAGTTACCATTCCAATCGAACAGGTGCAGGTGGGCGACGTGGTCGTAGTGCGTCCGGGACAGAGCGTGCCGGTCGACGGCGTCATCCAGAGTGGACATGCGTCGCTGGATGAATCGGCTTTGACCGGCGAGAGCATCCCGGTGGAAAAGCAGGAAGGCGATACAGTCATCGCGGCCACCATCAACAAAACTGGGTTTTTCAAGTTTCAGGCATCCCGCGTTGGGGATGATACCACTCTTTCGCAAATCATCCGGCTGGTCGAAGAAGCGAGTGCGTCCAAAGCCCCCATCGCCAAATTGGCAGACAAGGTTGCGGGAGTGTTCGTTCCGGTCGTGCTGGGTATCGCTCTGCTGACGGCGATTGTTTGGCTGGCCGTTGGCGAAACCTTTACGTTTGCCTTGTCCAGCGCTATCACTGTACTGGTCATTTCGTGCCCATGCGCGCTGGGTCTGGCGACTCCGGTTGCAATTATGGTCGGCACCGGCGTCGGTGCGGAGAATGGCGTGCTGTTCCAGTCGGCCGAAGCGCTGGAGCGGCTGCATAAAGTGGATGCCGTTGTGCTCGATAAGACGGGCACGGTCACTGAGGGGCACCCTTCGGTCACCGATGTGCAGGTCTTGGCGGGGAGCGAGACGGAATTTTTACAGCTTGCCCTTTCTCTGGAAAAGCCAAGCGAACACCCCTTGGCCGAAGCGGTCGTGCGGTATGCGGAAGAGAAACACATCCGTCCGCTGCCCACAGAAAAATTCCAAGCGATTTCGGGCAAAGGCATTGTGGCGGAGATTGCAGGGCAAACCTGTATGGCAGGTAATTTGCGTATGCTGCGGGAACAGGGCGTGGATGTTTCGGCTGCGGAAACCTGGGGAAAGCAGTATGCCGCGGCAGGGAAAACGCCACTCTATGTGGCGCGTGCCGGCCAAATGGTCGGGATCGTTGCAGTGGCCGACCAGGTCAAGAGCAACAGTGCACAAGCAGTACGGTTGCTGCAAGAGATGCATATTGACGTCACGCTGCTGACCGGCGATAATAAAGTGACAGCCGAAGCCATTCGCCAGCAATTGCAGATTCCCCGTGTGGTAGCCGAAGTGCTGCCGCAGGATAAAGAACGGGAGATTCGCAAATTGCAGGAGAGCGGAAAAACGGTCGCCATGGTGGGCGATGGCATCAACGATGCTCCGGCCTTGGCGCGTGCGGATGTGGGCATCGCTATTGGCGCCGGAACCGATGTGGCCATTGAATCGGCCGATGTCGTTCTGATGAAGTCCGATTTGCTGGATGCCGTCAATGCAGTGCGCTTGTCGCGCAACGTGATGCGCAATATCAAACAAAACTTGTTCTGGGCCTTTTGCTATAACTGCATCGGCATCCCGATTGCAGCCGGTGTTTTTGCACCAGCCCTGCGTTTGTCGCCCATGTTTGGCGCTGCGGCGATGAGCTTGTCCTCGGTATGTGTTGTGAGCAATGCGCTCCGCTTAAAGCTGTTCCGGCCTGTGACGGGCAGCCCGCAGCGAGCGAATTTACAAATGGAAAATAGAAAGGAAGAAAAACAAATGAAAAAGACCATGACGATTGAAGGCATGATGTGCACCCATTGTTCGGGCCGCGTGCAGCAGGCACTGAACGATTTGGACGGTGTATCGGCTGTGGTCAGCCACGAAACTGGCAAGGCTGAATTAACGCTGGTCCATCCGGTTTCCGACGAAGCGCTGACCCAGGCGGTGACCGATGCCGGGTATAAGGTGGTCGATATCTGTGAGGGCTGA
- the hydF gene encoding [FeFe] hydrogenase H-cluster maturation GTPase HydF, with amino-acid sequence MPTLNETPSANRLHIAIYGRRNAGKSSLINALTGQPVALVSDVPGTTTDPVRKAMEIRGLGACLLIDTAGFDDDGDLGAMRVQKTEETIPKVDIALLLCAGDDLTLEKEWSRKLRERGIRQITVVSKADERDAQTLAQRITQELGSEPLIVSAKTGDGIPALLTALARAIPEGYGAPSILGGLAGPGDTVLLVMPQDKEAPKGRLILPQVQTIRELLDTGCISINATPDTLENALAVLREPPALIITDSQVFREVYEKTPKGVKLTSFSVLFAAHKGDLSAFVEGARAVDRLTDSSRVLIAEACTHAPLTEDIGRVKIPALLRKKYGAGLQVDIVSGTAFPENLDAYDLIVHCGGCMFNRTYLLSRVRQAQSAGVPITNYGVLIAKLKGILDDVALPSV; translated from the coding sequence ATGCCAACGCTAAACGAAACCCCTTCGGCCAACCGCCTGCATATTGCGATTTATGGCAGACGAAATGCCGGCAAATCTTCGCTCATCAATGCGCTGACCGGCCAGCCGGTCGCGCTGGTGTCCGATGTGCCGGGCACGACCACCGACCCTGTGCGCAAGGCCATGGAAATCCGTGGCCTAGGCGCCTGCTTGCTCATCGACACCGCCGGTTTTGACGATGATGGCGATTTGGGCGCCATGCGTGTACAAAAGACCGAGGAAACCATCCCGAAAGTGGACATTGCCCTGCTGTTATGCGCTGGGGACGATCTGACGCTGGAAAAGGAATGGAGCCGTAAGCTGCGCGAACGCGGCATTCGGCAAATCACTGTGGTCAGCAAGGCGGATGAACGCGACGCACAGACGCTGGCACAGCGCATCACACAGGAACTCGGCAGCGAGCCTCTGATCGTCAGCGCCAAGACGGGAGACGGTATCCCTGCGCTGCTCACTGCGCTGGCGCGGGCCATCCCGGAAGGCTATGGTGCACCGTCGATTTTAGGCGGTCTGGCTGGTCCGGGTGATACCGTTCTGCTCGTAATGCCGCAGGACAAAGAGGCGCCCAAGGGCCGTTTGATTCTCCCTCAGGTGCAGACCATCCGCGAACTGCTTGATACCGGTTGTATCTCGATCAACGCGACCCCTGACACGCTGGAAAACGCACTGGCAGTGCTGCGGGAACCGCCTGCCCTCATCATCACCGATTCACAGGTTTTCCGAGAGGTTTATGAAAAGACTCCAAAGGGTGTCAAACTGACCTCCTTTTCGGTCTTATTTGCTGCTCACAAGGGCGATTTATCTGCCTTTGTCGAAGGTGCCCGGGCAGTCGACCGCTTGACCGATTCTTCGCGCGTCCTGATTGCCGAGGCCTGTACCCATGCTCCCTTGACCGAAGATATTGGCCGAGTGAAAATCCCCGCCCTGCTGCGCAAAAAATATGGTGCAGGGCTGCAAGTTGACATTGTCAGCGGCACGGCCTTCCCGGAAAACTTGGATGCCTATGACCTCATCGTTCACTGCGGCGGCTGCATGTTCAACCGCACCTATCTGCTCTCGCGGGTACGGCAAGCCCAGTCGGCCGGTGTCCCTATTACAAATTATGGCGTTTTGATCGCCAAACTCAAAGGGATTCTGGATGACGTTGCCCTTCCTTCGGTATAA
- a CDS encoding TM1266 family iron-only hydrogenase system putative regulator: MEETRIALLGIIVEDLTATEKLNQLLHEYGEYIVGRMGIPYHDRGVAIISVVMDAPQSTVSALSGKLGMLRGVNVKTVTQKVGGSA, translated from the coding sequence ATGGAAGAAACGCGTATTGCTTTATTGGGGATTATTGTGGAAGATCTGACGGCAACCGAAAAACTCAATCAGCTTTTGCATGAATATGGAGAATATATTGTCGGCCGTATGGGAATCCCCTACCATGACCGCGGGGTTGCGATCATCAGTGTGGTCATGGATGCACCGCAATCGACTGTAAGCGCTTTGTCCGGAAAACTCGGTATGCTGCGCGGCGTCAATGTTAAGACGGTCACCCAAAAGGTAGGAGGTTCGGCATGA
- a CDS encoding Fur family transcriptional regulator translates to MSSDLLKSCGLRLTPSRKAVLDVLRNHSEPMTAEKIHTLACQSSRMGLSTTYRVLAQLTEHGLVLKNDGLDGFCYYQLHTHTHRHTLHCSVCGAVVFMDECPLETLESQLAAQTGYIITSHSLSFTGICPACQKKCPPDISHTCK, encoded by the coding sequence ATGTCCAGCGATCTGCTGAAATCCTGCGGTTTGCGCCTGACCCCCAGCCGCAAAGCGGTTTTAGATGTGCTCCGCAACCATAGCGAACCCATGACCGCCGAAAAAATTCATACGCTTGCCTGCCAGTCCAGCCGGATGGGGCTGTCGACGACCTATCGCGTACTGGCGCAGCTGACCGAACATGGGCTCGTCCTGAAAAACGATGGGCTGGATGGTTTTTGCTATTACCAACTCCATACGCATACCCATCGCCATACCCTGCACTGCTCGGTATGTGGCGCGGTGGTTTTTATGGACGAGTGCCCCTTGGAAACACTGGAAAGTCAGCTTGCTGCTCAGACTGGTTATATTATCACCAGTCATTCCCTGTCGTTTACCGGGATTTGTCCTGCGTGCCAGAAAAAGTGTCCACCGGATATTTCCCATACTTGCAAATGA